Genomic segment of Helicobacter enhydrae:
TTTGGTAACCTTTACACAAGCAATTAAATACTCTCAGTATCCAAAACAAGGTGCAAAATGTCAAAATACGAACAACTTCTTAAAAACACAAATCTCAAAGTCACACCGCAACGCCTCAATATCCTTGAAACCATACAAAACATAGGACACGCGACGATAGAGGAAATTTATGAGCATATCCAACAAAAACACCCATCAATCTCCCTTGCGACAATCTACAAAAATGTTTGCACGCTTTGTGGAGTTGGGGTTTTGCAAGAAATCAAAACTCCATCCAACAAGGCGCGCTATGAAATTTTGCACAACAATCACCCCCATCTTGTATGCACACAATGTGGAATGATTACAGACCTCGACTGCAACCCTCGCGACTTGATTTTCAATCAAAATCTACCCCAACATTTTCAATACTCTGATTTGTCTATTATTTTTTATGGATTATGCCAGCATTGTGCAAGCTGCTAGCTTTTGTCTTTTTCTTGTGCGAGTTGAGCAAAAATCTGATCCAAACGATTTAACCCCTCTAGGCTCTCATCAAATCCAAAAGCAAAATTTGGGCATTTAAACCAACCACTTGCATTCAGCACATATTCTTGCAAAATCCCCTTTGCTTTATTGAGCTCTTTAAGGATTAGAGCCTGTTCTTGCGTTGTGAAATCACTAGGGTGCAACAAAACCTCTGCGTGGTATTTCCCTTTTGAACATCTCACTTGAGTGACGCTCAAAGTGTTGAGATTGGGATTGCTCAAAGTCCCCAAAGCCTCTGTCAAAAGCTCTTGGAGCAAAGCTTGTGAGCGTGCAAGTTTGATGTCTGTCATTTTGTTTGCTTTTTGGCAACTTCTCGGTATGTCTCAAACACATCACCCACCCTCACATCATTGTAGCCCTCAAGCATAATCCCGCACTCATATCCCTTGCTGACTTCTTTTGCATCATCTTTGAAACGCTTGAGCGAGGAGATGGAGCCTGTATGCACAACCACTCCATCGCGGATTAGCCTCACTTTGATTCCACGCTGGATACTTCCATCTACGACAAAGCACCCTGCAATCGTGCCAACTTTGGAAATACTGAAAGTTTCTCTAACTTCAGCTTGTCCCGTGTTTTCTTCCTCAAAGACTGGCGACATCATTCCTCCAACCAATGCCTCCATATCATCAATCAAAGCATAAATGATGGAATAAGTTTTGATCTCAACTTGCAATTCCTTGGCTTTGTTTTTGACAACACCTGTTGGACGCACATTGAATCCCAAAATGACACAATTCTCTGAGGCACTCGCCAAAGAAATATCACTCTCAGAAATGCCTCCGACACCAAAGCCAATGATATGTATCGCCACCTCATCGTTATTGAGTTTCAGCAAACTTGCCTTGATTGCCTCAAGGGAGCCTTGCGTGTCTGCTTTGACAATGACAGGGAGGGATTTGATCTGACCTTTTGCAACCATTTCGCCCAACTCATCGAAGCTGACTTTTGTGCTTTTGCTCAATTCTTTTTGCCTCAAATAACTTGCCTTTTGCATTGCGTGATCGCGCGCAATCCCATCGTTCTCCACACAAATCAAGCTAGAACCAGCACTTGGCACCTCTGATAGTCCTGTCACCACCGCAACGCCCGATGGATAAAGCTCTTTGATTTGATTTCCTCTATCATCAAGCAATGCCCTAACACGCCCAAAAGCCGTATCTGCCACAATCGAATCCCCCACTTTTAAGATTCCATTTTGCACAATCACTGTGGCTACAGGACCTCGCCCTTTTTCCAAGCTTCCCTCCAACACCACAGCTTTGGCTCGTGGAGCGTGATTTGCCCTCAATTCCATCAATTCAGCCTGCACCAAAATCGTTTCTAGCAAAGCCTCCACCCCTTCTCCTGTCCTAGCAGACAATGGGATGAAATCATACTCCCCGCCCCACTCACTCGGAGTGAATCCAAGCTCTGCACACTCTGCTTTTGCTTTGTCTGGATTGGCACTTTCTTTGTCCATTTTGTTGATTGCAATGATGATTTGCACCCCTGCAGCTTTTGCGTGGTTGAGTGCCTCAATCGTTTGTTGCTTGACCCCATCATCAGCTGCCACGACAATCACAGCAATATCTGTCACTTGTGCTCCACGCATTCTCATCTGCGTAAAAGCCTCGTGTCCCGGAGTATCGATAAAAGAAATCATTTTTCCATTTTTTTCAACCATATATGCACCGATGTGTTGAGTGATTCCGCCTGCTTCAACACTTGCCACTCTAGAATTGCGAATATAATCTAGCAATGAGGTTTTCCCGTGATCCACATGCCCCATAATCGTGACAACTGCTGGGCGTTCAAACAACTCCCAATCCTCCTCTTCCTCCACACTCTCCAACTCTGGAACAATATTGGTAAAAGAGACTTGAATGCTAAATTCCTCTGCCAAAATTTCAATCGCATCACGATCTAGAAAATCATTTTTTGTCACCAACACGCCAAGCTTAAACAATGCCCCGATGACCTCTTTGAGCTCGCGACCTGAAATGTCTGCAAACTCATATACGCGTATTTCTTCAGGAATACTGATTTGATTTTGCGTATGTTTCACAACTTGCTGGATCACAGGAGCCCTACGCTTTTTCTTGTCACGCCTGATTCCCCCTTCATTGACCCACTTATTGCGTTTTTGAATCTGCACACGATCGACAATCGCCTGTCGCTTTCTGTTTTCTTCATCTTCATTGACTAGCTCTTGCTCATTGAGATCAAACAGCATCACTTCATCATCATCGCGTTCATCATCAAGACTTCTAAACTCCCGCTCAAAATCCATTTTTTGTTCATTTTGCTTGTGGGAAATATGGACTTTGGGCTTTTCTTTTTTCTTTGACTTTGGCTTATACTCCTCATCTTGTTGCCCGATTCCTTGGAACAAATCTTTGAGACTTGGCATTGCTTGAGTTGTTTTTGTCCCTTCTGTTTCTTGAGGTGTTTTAGGGGTGGCTTTGCTCCCCTTTTTGACGATAGTCAAGCCTATGCGTTTAGAACTCAACTGCTTCTCTTCGTTCTCTACAGATTGAGGGGCTTGTGTTTGTTCTTGTTTGGGCTCCTCTTTTGGCTCACTTGCTGGTGTTTTTTGTTGTGCTTCTTGTTTTGGACTCTTTGCTTTTGTGCTCTTTTTGGGTTTTTTCTCTGGCTCTGCCTCTGCTGGTGGTTTGGTGGTTTTGGATCTTTTTTTGGTTGTTGGGGCAGCACTTGCTTGATTCATCACATAATCACTGATCCGCTCAGCCTCTTCTGCAGTCACGCTTGAACTTGTGGTTTTGACAATGATTCCGATCTCTTTGGCTTTTTCAATCACATCTTTGGGTTTCATTGCAAGATACCCTGCTACTTCTATAATCTTTATTTGTTCCATTGATCTATCATCTCCTTAAGATTTACTTCAGACTCTACTGAGAGCTTCTTAATTTTTGAAATTTTTTTGATTGTCCCCGAATGATTTAGGCATTCTTCGCACACATAAAAGCTTCTCCCAAATCCCTCAAAAACTATGATTTTTCCATCTTTCAAACTCAACCTTAGCATTTTTTTTTGCTGTTCTCTCAATCTGCAACAAATACACATACGCATACTTTTTTCAGAATAAAATTTCAAAGAATGGTGCGTCATATTTTCCTCTGATTATACCAAATTAGCCTTGTTTCAAAACACCCAAATTATCAAACTCTAGGGCTAAAACCCTAAAATTAGGAAATTTATCTGAAAGTTTTTTGAATATTTTTCCTTGATCATCAGCATAGCAAATATTTAAGATACTAGACCCACTTCCTGAAAGTGTGCTTGTCAATGCTCCAAACTCAAGTGCATACCTTTGCACTTCTTGCAAAACAGGGTAAGTTGCGATGCGTTTCCTCTGATGTAACATATCTTTGCTTGCCAAACGCAAAAACTCCCATTTCTCACTCAAAAACACTCCGCTCAAAAAACTAGCGTGAGAAATATTAAACACGCATTCTTCCATTGTGTATTTTTTGGGAAGAATAGAACGGGCGTATTTTGTATTCATAGGTTTATCTGGAATCACAACAACAGCTTTAATATCTCTTGAAATGTTTTCTTTGATATAAAACACCCTCTGTCTATCAAGCATTGAAATCACAAAACCCCCAAAAGTTGCCGGTGCAATATTATCTGGGTGGTTTTCATAAATCAAAGCACGATTCAAAACCGCCCCTCTATCAAGCCTTTTTCCTGCCATCAAATAAGCTCCGCTGATAGCCCCTACAATCGTTGCAGAGCTACTGCCAAGACCCCTTGAGATAGGGATCTTGTTGTCAAATTTAAAATAATAATCCATTTCATCGCAACCCAAACTACGCAAAGTTTCGCGAAAAATCCTCACAAAGAGATTGTTCTCATCTGAACGCAATCGCGTGCTTCCCTCGCCATGGATTTCGACCAAAGTGCGTGTTGCAGGGACAATCTCAAAACGATTGCGAAACTTGAGAGACAAGCCCAAGCAATCAAAACCTGGACCCAAATTTGCACTTGTGGCAGGAACGGTGATAATCAAAGTTTCTCCTTATCGATTAAATAGGTGGTAGCACATACAAAGGCTCATTGTGTGCAGAAAACTTACTCACATCTAGCACTTGAGGCAAAGCAAAATCGCACCCCAAAGCCTCATCAAAAACCTGCAATCCGATCTCCCCGTCTGCATTTTTGACAAAATACTGCTTGCCAAATGCATAGATAGGCGTGCCACCATTAAAATAAAAACTATCCGTAGAAAACACCGGAATCTCATGCACAATCTGCCAAGTTTGCAAAAAAACATGAGTGAGCTTGATAGCTGTAAAGCTACCCGGACCCCTTGCATAAAAAATCTGACCAATAGGCACAGAACGATATTTGTCAAACACTTCTACAAGCCCCTGCATTGTTTTGGATTCAAGCTGCACACTCTCCACCAAAACCCCATCACGATATAATCCGCACAAAAAAGGAGCGGAAACACTAAAGATCACAAGTGCATTGTTATTGTCTTTGCATTGCATAAGCTTGTTCATATTCCTCCACCCTCTCTTCCTCAGAATCTGGCAACTCCACGATTTCATACGCATCAGCTTGAGCCAAAACCTGCATAGTAAGCAAATGATTGAGTTTGTGGCTTCCTGCAAATGAAACATAAGTGCCAATCAAAGGCATTCCTAGAATCGCCATATCCCCAATAGCATCCAAAATCTTATGACGCACAAACTCCTCTTTGTAACGCAACCCCTCTTTGTTCATCACCCCACTCTCATCCAAAACAATGCAATTATGCAATCCTCCGCCCTTAGCTAGTCCCACAGAACGCAAATAATTCACCTCGCTCAAAAAACCAAAAGTCCTAGCCCTGGCGATTTCCTCTTTGTAGGCATTTGTGCTAAACACAAAACGATAACTCTGCTCTTTGATTCCTGGGTGATTGAATTCGATTTTGAAGTCAAATATTGTTTTGGGACTTGGCTCAATACGCACAAACTTCTCTCCATCTTTGACTTCAATCACTTTTTTGATCTCAATCGCTTTTTTGCGAGCATCCAATGCCACCAAACCTGCCTCATCCAACAACGCACAATAAGCAATGGCACTGCCATCCATGATAGGAATCTCTTCATTATCCACGCAAATGAGCAGATTATCAATCCCATAAGCATGGACTGCTGACAACAAATGCTCGATAGTGCTAACCCTCACATCACCTTTGCCCAACACCGTTGCCATCGTCGTATCCACAACATTTTCTGGCTTGAGCTCGATTTGGACATCTTTGTCCGTGCGATAAAACACAATGCCACGATCTGCTGGTAATGGCTCAAGTCGCATTTTGACAGGAACCCCCTTGTGCAACCCAACGCCAACGACCTCAACAGCTTTTTTGATTGTTATTTGTTTCATTGTTTCTCCGAATCTCTAATCATTTTTTCCCCTTTTTGCAAAATCGTCACAATATTGTTTTTGATCCATTTAGCGTCCATCCATTCAGCGATTCTGACAAAATGCCCCTGCACCAACACAGAAAAATGCAAATGATCCCCAAACGCCCAACCTGTCGCACCTGTATAAGCAATCACTTGGTTTTCTTGCACCTGATCCCCTAACCCCAATGCAAATTTAGAGATATGAGAATAAAGCGAAGAGATTCCGAGGCGATGATACAAAATCATCGTGTTTCCATAGAGTCCGAGTTTCTTTTCCAAAACTACCTTTCCCGCATTGGAGGCAATGATAGGGGCGTTTTTGGTGCTTGCCGAATCAAGTCCCATGTGAAAGGAATTGCTGATATTTTGATCTTTGTAAAAATAATGCCTTGAATCCCCAAATGAACCCACCAATTGACCATTTTTGAGAGGATAAAAACGCTCAAACATTACAGGGGCTTTGATCAAAGTATCTGTATCAAAGCTCAAAGACGCCTGATGGATAATGCTTTCATCCTCTTGACGCACTGATTCGTTGAGATACCTAAATCGTTCTTGAGGGGAGTATGAAGCCAAATCTGTTTTGCCCAAAGCTTGAAGCATTCCATCGACTTTTTCAAAATTTTTATCTTGCAATTTGAGGTTTGAGTTGCGATAAGCCTTTGCCCGTTTAACAATGCCGGGGCGATAGATAGTTTTGTTCCCTGCTTTATCGATCGCAACGACAGAAAGGGAGAAAGTTTTGTTTTTGATGGGCCAAGCGATGATTGAAGCAAAATAGCCCTTTCGGATATAAGGAAAAGCCACAAACTCATCAACGCCATTGCTGATATAAAGTCTGTCCAAATTTTCTTCTTTTACAGCAAAAACAAGAGCGGCACTGCCTCCATAATTGATAGCAAATGAGGAAGCCAACATATTGATACTTGGAGACAAAGAATCTAGAGTGATTGCAAAGGTTTTGTAAGAAGTGTTGCCACTGAAAAATGAAGCATTGCTCCAATCTGTCACACTGATGCGATAATGGAGCTTCATCCCCTCATACAACTCAACATTTGGCAATGGCAAAGTGATCTTGAGCTCTTTGGGCTTGTCCAAAACCACTTCTTCAATCTCAAGCACTTTGTCCCCATTTTCCAAAGTCGCCACGATCGTGTATTCTTTGATACCACTTGCATCCCTGAAAACAATAGGCATCGGGAGTTTGGGATTCCAAAAACTCCTTTGATCCAACAAAATCTCTGGTGCGTTGCGTTCAAACACACTAGAGCGACTTGCAAAAAACACAAGTGCGATGATAAAAAGCAAAACAATCAAAACCAACAAGCCTTTGTAATTGCTTTGTTTGCGATAACCACGAATCATTTCAAATCCTAAATTATTGTATTTGATGAGCCAAAATTGATTGTAAATTCAAATTCTATAATCTCTAAACTTCTATAAATCTAATCATAGCAAAAATTATTTTTAAAACTTAAAGCGATTAGCCTTGCCCTGCAAACTCTCCAAACGAATCACCTCTCTAAGCAAAGCAGCCACAGCAGCAAACAAATCATCTTCAATGGGCATATCCACCTCAATCCTTGCATAAAGCTCCCTAGCAAGTGGGGGATTTTCAATCACTTGGATTTCATGTTCTCTAGCGATTGTTTTGATTCTGATTGCCAAATGATCAATCCCTTTTGCGACCACAACAGGCACACCAAATTTTTCTCGATCCTGTGCATCAAATCGCAAAGCCACAGCGTAATGCGTAGGGTTTGTAACGACCACAGACGCACTAGGGATGTTTTGCATCATTCTACTCATAGCGACCTTCATCTGCATCTGGCGGATCTTTTGTTTGATCTCTGGACTTCCTTCTTGTTGCTTATGTTCATCTTTGACTTCTTTTTTGCTCATTTTCAAAGACTTTGTATATTGATACCTTTTGATCATCAAATCCACCAACGCCAAAATTGCAAACAGCACAAGCAAAACACCAATCAAGATCAATGCTTTCTCTTTGAACCAAATCATTTGATTGAAAATATTCAAACGACTGACCTTGCTCAATTCTGACAAAAACAAAACAAACACAGCCAATCCGATTCCAAATGTCAACAAAACTTTCAGAGTGATCATCAAACCCTCCAAAAGCTTCTTGAGAGAAAAAACATTCTTCAGCCCTGTGATGGGGTTGATTTTTGAGAGCTTGGGCATAATAGCCTTGGGGGCAAACAAGAATCCAAACTGAAGCACATTGCCCAAAACCCCAACAAGCATCAACGCTAGAAACATTGGCATCACGAGCAAAAACATCTGCCAAAGAAGAGCAAAGCCTAGATTCAAAACATCTACGACATTGAGCTCTTGCCTCAAGAAAGCCAACACTTGAATATAGATTGCCTGAAAATGCTCGACCCAAAAAGAAAAAAGCAAAAAAATCATAGCAATTCCTGCAATCAATCCGACAAACCCCGTGACTTCAGGACTTTTGGCGACATTGCCCTCCTCTCTAGCCTTGGCGATTTTACGCGAGGAGGGGGCTTCTGTTTTTTCTTCATCATTAGCCATTTGCAATCCTTGCTAGAGCTTGTTGATAATCTTGTGGAGTGTTGAGATTGGCAAACATCGCTTCATCATCAAAAAACACTCCAATATGTCGAGTTTGGCTGACCAAATCAGACATTCTGTAGTTTTGCTGCTTGAGTTGTGCTTGGAGCTTTGGGAGAATCGCCAAATCATAAAATCCACACAAATAATGAGAATGCCCCTGACTCCTTGCAAAAACGATTTCATATTGCTCTAGAAACACAAACATATCACGACAACACGCGATAGAAAAAAATGGAACATCCACGCTAATCACAAAGATTTTTTGACTTTTGAGCGTCTCAAAAGCTGTGTTGATTCCAACCAATGGGGCAAAAATCCCCTGTGGCTCCAAAATCACTCTGGGATCAAGCAAACCATAATGCTCTTTGCACACCAAATAAGTTTCAGCAAAAAGCTGGTGGCATTTTGCATACATATACTCTACTAATGTTTGATGACCAAATTGCAGGAGGGCTTTATTCACGCCCATTCTTGAGCTTTTGCCTCCACACAAAATCACACATGGGATTTCTTGAATCTGCAAGTTTGACAAATACACACCTTTGGATTGTTTTATGTTTCATTAAGCATATCATACGAAAATCATACTTTGCTTCACAAAAAATCAGAATTTTTCGTTATATTTTTATAAACATAATGATTTGATAGGATTTTCTAAAACTAGCAGGAGTTTCAATGCTGATTGATACCTTTGGACGCCAAATCGAATATATACGCGTTTCAGTTACCAAACAATGCAATTTTCGATGTCAATATTGTATGCCAAATACGCCCGATGATTTTACAGATACAAGTTCTCTTGTCCCGCTTGATAAAATGCTTGAGTTTTTAAAAATTGCCATTGACAAAGGAATCAAAAAAATCCGTTTCACCGGAGGTGAGCCTCTATTGCGTCCTGATTTGACTGACTTCATCCAACAAATCCATCATTATGCACCCGAGGTAGAATTGGCACTCACGACAAATGGGTATTTTCTAGAGAAATACGCCCAAAAGCTCAAAGATTCTGGGATCAGAAGGCTCAATATCTCTTTGGATTCCCTTCAAGCACACAAAGTTCAGTTGATTAGCAAAAGAGATGTGTTGCCACAAGTCCTAAAAGGCATCCACACAGCAAAAGAAGTGGGTATCCCTATCAAAATCAATATGGTGCCACTCAAAGGCATCAATGATGATGAGATTGTCGCAATGTTGAATTTCTGCATAGAAAACCACTTCCAAATGCGTTATATCGAGTATATGGAAAACACTCACGCCAATGCAACAATCACAGGACTCAGCGAAGCAGAAATCCTCCAAACAATCTCTCAAGCACATTCTTTTGCTCCACTAGAAAAACACTCTCTTGGTCCTGCAAAAAACTATCAGCTCACCAATGGGGCAGTTTTTGGAATCATTGCACCCCACAATGATGATTTTTGCAAAAGCTGCAATCGTGTGCGTCTCACAAGCGAGGGAGTCATTTGCCCTTGTTTGTATTATCAAGACGCTGTTGAAGTAAGAGATGCTATGCTCTCAGGCGACAAGGCGAAAATGCAAGAAGCTCTACTGCTTTCTGTCAAAAACAAGCCTGAGAAAAACCAATGGGACCACCAAAAGAATGAACATAGTGCAAGAGCGTTTTATTATACAGGTGGATAAATCTGCTAGAATCTCACTTGATTTCATTTTGCAATATCTAAGGAACATATATGGGGCTTTTAGAACAAATCGATAGTGGGGTGGAATTCAGTGCTTCTGAACTTGTCAAACTTTATGATTATGACTTGCTAGAACTAGGAGAGTTTGCAGATCAAAAGCGTCGCAAACTTCATAGCAATAAGGTTTTTTTCAACATCAATCGCCATATCAATCCTAGCAATATTTGTGCTGATGTTTGCAAGTTTTGTGCTTTCTCTGCGAGTCGCAAAAATCCAAATCCCTATGAAATGAATCTTGATGAGATTCTCAAACACACTCAAGAAGCCATCAAAAACGGAGCCAAAGAGGTGCATATTGTCAGCTCCCACTCTCCCAATTACACTTATGAATGGTATTTTTCAATGTTTAAAACTCTCAAAGAAAGCTTCCCATCGCTTCACATCAAAGCAATGACTGCAGCAGAGGTGGATTATTGTTCAAGACGCTTTGGCAAAAGTTATCAAGTCGTCTTGGAGGATATGGCAAAAAATGGAGTGGATTCTATGCCCGGAGGAGGTGCAGAGATTTTTGATGAAGACATCAGAAAAAAACTCTGCCACGGCAAAGTCAAATCGCACGAATGGCTAGAAATCCATTCTTTGTGGCACAAAATGGGACGCTATAGCAATGCTACGATGCTCTTTGGGCATATCGAAAGCCGTTTGCACAGGATTGATCATATTTTGCGTCTCAAACACACACAAAACACCTCTTGCAATGGAGGATTCAATGCCTTTATCCCATTGCTTTATCAAACCCAAAACAATTTTCTCAAAATCCAACAGAGCCCATCTGCCCAAGAAATCCTCAAAACTATCGCCATTGCTAGAATCTTGCTTGATAATATCCCTCACATCAAAGCGTATTGGGCGACTCTTGGACTCAATCTCGCCCTTGTCGCACAAGAATTTGGGGCAGATGACATTGATGGAACGATTCAGGTTGAAAGCATACAATCAAGAGCAGGGGCAAAAAGCTCCAATGGAATCTCTCAAGAAGAGCTTATCTACAAAATCAAAGATGCGGGATTTAGGGCGATTGAGAGAGATAGCCTTTATCGTGAGCTTAATGAATTTTAATCAAAGGAAATCAAATGAAATATTACAGCTATCAAGATTTTTTACAACACGCCAAAGAACTGCACCAACAAATTGACACAAACATTGGGTGCCCTGATGCCATTATTGCCGTTGCTAGGGGGGGCTTAACTCTTGCACATTTTCTTTCTTTGCGTTGGGATTTACGCGAAGTCTATATGCTCAATGCAATATCCTACAATCAAGACAAGCAAGGGGAGTTGGTTGTCAAAAACCTTCCTACAATCCCTGCAGATATACAAAAAGTTTTGATTGTTGATGAAATTGTAGATAGTGGTAAAAGTCTTCAAAAAATTGTAGAGATTTTGAAAAACAATCATCCCAAAGTTGAGTTTTATACAGCTACAATCTTTCAAAAAACAAGTGCAATCATTCAAGCGGATTTTTCAATCCAAGAGCCAACAGATTGGATTGATTTCTTTTGGGAACGCGATATGTTTTAGGAGGAAACAATGAAAGTCATTCACACTCATACCATCACTCAAGAAGTAGCAAAGCTCTGCATCCAAGCTTGTAAAAATGTCACAAAAGATGTGAGCCAAGCATTTGGTGTCGCTTATCAACAAGAAAGCTCAATGCTAGGAAAAGAGATTCTCTCACAACTCATCAAAAACCACCAAATCGCCCAAGAGAAACAAATCCCAATCTGTCAAGATACGGGAATGTGCGTTGTTTTTGTAGATCTGGGACAAGAAGTGCAAATCCAAGGCGGATCGCTCACAGATGCGATTCAGCAAGGCGTTGCACAGGGATACACTCAAGGTTATCTACGCAAATCCATCGTAAGCGATCCTGTGTTTGCACGCAAAAACACCCAAGACAACACTCCTGCGGTGATTCATTACAATATCGTGGAGGGAGATTCTTTGAGCATCACGCTTGCCCCCAAAGGCTTTGGGAGTGAAAACAAAAGTGCATTGCAAATGCTCACTCCTGCACAAGGTTTGGGTGGAATCAAGCAGTTTTTTATCCAAACCCTACAAAATGCAGGACCCAACTCTTGCCCTCCGTTGCTGATTGGCATTGGGATTGGTGGGACAATGGAACAATGTGCAATCCTAGCCAAAAAGGCAGCAGTGCGAGAAATCGGATCGCACAACAAAACCCCAGAATATGCAGAGCTTGAAAATGAACTTGTGTTGATGGCAAATGCACTAGGTATCGGTCCTCAAGGTTTGGGAGGAGACACCACGGTTTTTGGCGTCAATATCGAATGGTATCCCACCCACATCGCTGGATTGCCCGTGGCAATCAACATCAACTGCAATGCCGTGCGACACAAAAGTATCACACTCTAAAGGATTCACATGAAAATCTTACAAGCCCCATTCTCACACGAAGAACTCAAAAACCTGCGTGCAGGCGAATCTGTCTCAATCAATGGGCATTTTTTGGTTGCAAGAGATGCAGCACACAAACGCCTATTTGAATGTATCCAAAACCACCAACAACTCCCTGTCTCCCTACAAGGAGAGTGTGTGTATTATATGGGTCCCTCTCCTGCCAACCCCGGAGAAGTCATCGGATCT
This window contains:
- the mobA gene encoding molybdenum cofactor guanylyltransferase MobA codes for the protein MSNLQIQEIPCVILCGGKSSRMGVNKALLQFGHQTLVEYMYAKCHQLFAETYLVCKEHYGLLDPRVILEPQGIFAPLVGINTAFETLKSQKIFVISVDVPFFSIACCRDMFVFLEQYEIVFARSQGHSHYLCGFYDLAILPKLQAQLKQQNYRMSDLVSQTRHIGVFFDDEAMFANLNTPQDYQQALARIANG
- the moaA gene encoding GTP 3',8-cyclase MoaA is translated as MLIDTFGRQIEYIRVSVTKQCNFRCQYCMPNTPDDFTDTSSLVPLDKMLEFLKIAIDKGIKKIRFTGGEPLLRPDLTDFIQQIHHYAPEVELALTTNGYFLEKYAQKLKDSGIRRLNISLDSLQAHKVQLISKRDVLPQVLKGIHTAKEVGIPIKINMVPLKGINDDEIVAMLNFCIENHFQMRYIEYMENTHANATITGLSEAEILQTISQAHSFAPLEKHSLGPAKNYQLTNGAVFGIIAPHNDDFCKSCNRVRLTSEGVICPCLYYQDAVEVRDAMLSGDKAKMQEALLLSVKNKPEKNQWDHQKNEHSARAFYYTGG
- the mqnE gene encoding aminofutalosine synthase MqnE, encoding MGLLEQIDSGVEFSASELVKLYDYDLLELGEFADQKRRKLHSNKVFFNINRHINPSNICADVCKFCAFSASRKNPNPYEMNLDEILKHTQEAIKNGAKEVHIVSSHSPNYTYEWYFSMFKTLKESFPSLHIKAMTAAEVDYCSRRFGKSYQVVLEDMAKNGVDSMPGGGAEIFDEDIRKKLCHGKVKSHEWLEIHSLWHKMGRYSNATMLFGHIESRLHRIDHILRLKHTQNTSCNGGFNAFIPLLYQTQNNFLKIQQSPSAQEILKTIAIARILLDNIPHIKAYWATLGLNLALVAQEFGADDIDGTIQVESIQSRAGAKSSNGISQEELIYKIKDAGFRAIERDSLYRELNEF
- a CDS encoding phosphoribosyltransferase; the protein is MKYYSYQDFLQHAKELHQQIDTNIGCPDAIIAVARGGLTLAHFLSLRWDLREVYMLNAISYNQDKQGELVVKNLPTIPADIQKVLIVDEIVDSGKSLQKIVEILKNNHPKVEFYTATIFQKTSAIIQADFSIQEPTDWIDFFWERDMF
- a CDS encoding fumarate hydratase, encoding MKVIHTHTITQEVAKLCIQACKNVTKDVSQAFGVAYQQESSMLGKEILSQLIKNHQIAQEKQIPICQDTGMCVVFVDLGQEVQIQGGSLTDAIQQGVAQGYTQGYLRKSIVSDPVFARKNTQDNTPAVIHYNIVEGDSLSITLAPKGFGSENKSALQMLTPAQGLGGIKQFFIQTLQNAGPNSCPPLLIGIGIGGTMEQCAILAKKAAVREIGSHNKTPEYAELENELVLMANALGIGPQGLGGDTTVFGVNIEWYPTHIAGLPVAININCNAVRHKSITL